The following proteins come from a genomic window of Sphaerisporangium rubeum:
- the treZ gene encoding malto-oligosyltrehalose trehalohydrolase: MFEVWAPFATRVDVEIDGAHRHEMTRGDGGWWTAEVPGAGHGTDYTFRVDDGDPLPDPRTLWQPSGVFGPSRVYEHERFPWTDQSWHGRVLPGSVIYEMHVGTFTTDGTFDSAIERLDHLVDLGVDFVELLPVPPVPGRHNWGYDGVDLYAVHEQYGGPDGLKRFVNACHLAGLGVIMDVVHNHLGPSGNFLAPFGPYFHDSASSFWGQAVNLDGKHSDEVRRYFIGNALHWLRDYRVDGLRLDAVHAFHDKRAIHFLEELAVEVESLSAAVGRPLTLIAESDLNDPRLVTPRESGGYGLHAVWDDDVHHALHSALTGERHGYYCDFGSMEVLAKVLTSAYLHDGTYSTFRVRTHGRPVDRRTTPGHRFVVALQNHDQIGNRARGDRLPMEALRIGAALLLTSPYTPMLFMGEEWGATTPFLFFTDHTEPDLATGEAERREREFVGFGYDDWLGTAPDPQSEQTFHMSKLNWPELTTPDHADLLAWYRDLITLRKTHPALTDPHLDRVHATYDNDATWLTVTRANLRITANFAATPVTLETPPGTILLTSDPKTHLADTSLTLPPRSVTILQTTR, translated from the coding sequence ATGTTCGAGGTCTGGGCACCGTTCGCCACCCGCGTCGACGTCGAGATCGACGGCGCGCACCGCCACGAGATGACCCGTGGCGACGGCGGCTGGTGGACGGCGGAGGTCCCCGGCGCCGGCCACGGCACCGACTACACCTTCCGTGTCGACGACGGCGACCCCCTCCCCGACCCGCGGACCCTGTGGCAGCCGTCCGGGGTGTTCGGCCCGAGCCGCGTCTACGAGCACGAGCGCTTCCCGTGGACCGACCAGTCGTGGCACGGCCGAGTCCTCCCCGGGTCGGTCATCTATGAGATGCACGTCGGCACCTTCACCACCGACGGCACCTTCGACTCCGCGATCGAGCGCCTGGACCACCTGGTGGACCTCGGGGTGGACTTCGTCGAGCTGCTGCCGGTCCCGCCGGTCCCCGGCCGCCACAACTGGGGGTACGACGGTGTGGACCTGTACGCGGTGCACGAGCAGTACGGCGGCCCCGACGGACTGAAGCGTTTCGTCAACGCCTGTCATCTGGCCGGCCTCGGCGTGATCATGGACGTGGTCCACAACCATCTCGGCCCGTCCGGCAACTTCCTCGCGCCGTTCGGCCCCTATTTCCACGACTCCGCGTCGTCGTTCTGGGGTCAGGCCGTCAACCTCGACGGCAAGCACTCCGACGAGGTCCGCCGCTACTTCATCGGCAACGCGCTGCACTGGCTGCGCGACTACCGCGTGGACGGTCTGCGTCTCGACGCCGTCCACGCGTTCCACGACAAGCGCGCCATCCACTTCCTGGAGGAACTGGCCGTCGAGGTCGAGTCCCTGTCCGCCGCCGTGGGACGTCCCCTCACTCTCATCGCCGAATCCGACCTCAACGACCCCCGGCTCGTCACCCCCAGAGAGTCCGGCGGCTACGGCCTGCACGCCGTGTGGGACGACGACGTCCACCACGCGCTGCACTCGGCGCTCACCGGCGAACGCCACGGCTACTACTGCGACTTCGGCTCCATGGAGGTTCTCGCCAAGGTCCTCACCTCGGCCTACCTGCACGACGGCACCTACTCCACCTTCCGCGTGCGGACCCACGGCCGTCCCGTGGACCGCCGCACCACCCCCGGCCACCGTTTCGTCGTCGCGCTGCAGAACCACGACCAGATCGGCAACCGCGCCAGAGGCGACCGCCTGCCGATGGAGGCCCTGCGGATCGGCGCCGCACTCCTGCTGACCTCCCCGTACACCCCCATGCTCTTCATGGGTGAGGAATGGGGGGCCACCACCCCGTTCCTCTTCTTCACCGACCACACCGAGCCCGATCTCGCGACCGGCGAGGCCGAACGCCGCGAACGCGAGTTCGTCGGCTTCGGCTACGACGACTGGCTCGGCACCGCCCCCGACCCCCAGTCCGAGCAGACCTTCCACATGTCCAAGCTCAACTGGCCCGAACTCACCACCCCCGACCACGCCGACCTCCTGGCCTGGTACCGCGACCTCATAACCCTCCGCAAGACCCACCCCGCCCTGACCGACCCCCACCTCGACCGCGTCCACGCGACCTACGACAACGACGCCACCTGGCTCACCGTCACCCGCGCGAACCTCCGGATCACCGCCAACTTCGCCGCCACCCCCGTGACCCTGGAAACCCCACCGGGAACCATCCTCCTCACCTCCGACCCCAAGACCCACCTGGCGGACACCTCCCTCACCCTCCCTCCCAGGTCGGTGACCATCCTCCAGACCACACGGTGA
- a CDS encoding dynamin family protein, translating to MRGNDNAGAKAADHLDFAEGLLDLFDASDRRRGDYLERIARVRARLGDDRFYLAVIGEFSSGKSTFINALLDAEIFAASALVTTSASVRVRYGPAFGVRAVFGDGSVWERTAGAGEHLDGARGPVKPADGGFDGEPTTRQVREHLERTGVLEALTILTTDPGVAPQVERVDVTYPSALLETGLVVIDTPGTNSGDGEHGHAHAAIARQVVTEADLAVVVSAESKIMTLSLQDFLTGALDEGLLARCCFVITYADQIEPDEFDDRRRDAARRIAGPLSLTDPPIIFASPKQVVAARRGTLPEDGAVWVERFGATRRWLHRIAALRRPAAVADTALRLLQELLDQLDRELEGEMRTLEKRQHELDAVAPADMEDFLADRLTAGVRSIRRAEKRALTRVGDLTDSATDGTESAIRAAIAPCGNGKAIENVVRNEVPSLVRDRLNTLAEGSATAVTEILRRELTTQAEALRAAFTAEYSKLERIDAAPLTGDTAHVGLAGIVVGADTFSAAAAIGADDSTRDALSFGGGVGAGALLGTMILPGIGTVVGGALGFVVGALFAADITKVRARATEKATAPVRPVFLEAGRQLKDAVAGSADGCEKELRRQAAWYRRTYSKTIDALHQEHHRRQKSLNSRRDRVRAAQKESAARGRSVTAERVRLRTVDRLNTTDPFGGWND from the coding sequence ATGAGAGGCAATGACAATGCCGGCGCCAAGGCGGCTGATCATTTGGATTTCGCCGAGGGCCTGCTCGACTTGTTCGACGCGAGTGACCGGCGCAGGGGCGATTACCTGGAGCGTATCGCCAGGGTCAGGGCCCGGCTCGGCGACGACCGGTTCTACCTGGCGGTGATCGGGGAGTTCAGCAGCGGAAAGAGCACGTTCATCAATGCGCTTCTCGACGCGGAAATCTTCGCGGCGAGCGCCTTGGTGACGACGAGCGCGTCGGTGCGGGTGCGTTACGGGCCGGCTTTCGGTGTGCGCGCGGTGTTCGGAGACGGTTCGGTGTGGGAGAGAACCGCGGGGGCCGGTGAACACCTGGACGGTGCGCGGGGGCCGGTCAAGCCGGCGGACGGTGGCTTCGACGGGGAGCCGACCACGCGGCAGGTGCGCGAGCATCTGGAGCGGACCGGCGTGCTCGAGGCGCTGACGATCCTCACCACCGATCCGGGGGTGGCGCCTCAGGTGGAGCGCGTCGACGTGACGTACCCGTCGGCGCTGCTGGAGACCGGCTTGGTCGTCATCGACACGCCGGGGACGAACTCCGGCGACGGGGAGCACGGTCACGCGCACGCCGCCATCGCGAGGCAGGTGGTCACCGAGGCCGACCTCGCCGTCGTCGTCAGCGCCGAGAGCAAGATCATGACGCTCTCCCTGCAGGACTTCCTGACCGGCGCGCTGGACGAGGGACTGCTGGCGAGGTGCTGCTTCGTCATCACCTACGCCGACCAGATCGAGCCCGACGAGTTCGACGACCGGCGCCGTGACGCGGCCCGGCGCATCGCGGGACCGCTCTCGCTGACCGACCCCCCGATCATCTTCGCTTCGCCGAAGCAGGTGGTCGCCGCGCGGCGCGGCACCCTGCCGGAGGACGGCGCGGTGTGGGTGGAGCGGTTCGGGGCCACCCGGCGCTGGCTGCACCGGATCGCCGCGCTGCGGCGGCCCGCCGCGGTGGCCGACACCGCGCTGCGGCTGTTGCAGGAACTGCTGGACCAGCTCGACCGCGAGCTGGAAGGCGAGATGCGCACGCTGGAGAAGCGGCAGCACGAACTGGACGCCGTCGCCCCGGCCGACATGGAGGACTTTCTCGCCGACCGGCTCACGGCAGGGGTGCGGTCCATCAGGCGAGCCGAGAAGCGGGCCCTCACCCGCGTCGGCGACCTGACGGACTCCGCGACCGACGGCACCGAGAGCGCGATCCGTGCCGCGATCGCCCCCTGCGGCAACGGCAAAGCGATCGAGAACGTCGTGAGGAACGAGGTGCCGAGCCTGGTCAGGGACAGGTTGAACACGCTGGCGGAGGGCTCGGCGACCGCCGTCACCGAGATCCTGCGGCGCGAGCTCACGACCCAGGCCGAGGCGCTGCGCGCCGCCTTCACCGCCGAGTACTCCAAGCTGGAGCGGATCGACGCGGCACCGCTCACCGGTGACACCGCTCATGTGGGCCTCGCCGGGATCGTGGTCGGCGCGGACACGTTCTCCGCGGCCGCCGCGATCGGCGCCGACGACAGCACGCGGGACGCGCTCTCGTTCGGCGGCGGGGTCGGGGCCGGCGCGCTGCTCGGCACCATGATCCTCCCCGGGATCGGCACCGTCGTCGGCGGTGCCCTGGGGTTCGTGGTGGGTGCCCTGTTCGCGGCGGACATCACCAAGGTGCGTGCGCGCGCCACGGAGAAGGCGACGGCGCCGGTCCGGCCCGTCTTCCTGGAGGCCGGCCGGCAGCTGAAGGACGCCGTCGCGGGGTCCGCCGACGGATGCGAGAAGGAGCTCCGGCGCCAGGCGGCGTGGTACCGGCGCACGTACAGCAAGACGATCGACGCGCTCCACCAGGAGCATCACCGGCGGCAGAAGTCCCTGAACAGCCGCCGCGACCGCGTCAGGGCCGCGCAGAAGGAGAGCGCCGCGCGCGGAAGGTCGGTGACCGCCGAGCGGGTCCGGCTGCGAACGGTGGACCGCCTGAACACCACCGACCCCTTCGGAGGGTGGAATGACTGA
- a CDS encoding dynamin family protein: MTAIQDGSGFDQFQGLRKELIELIERLEGVVRGAGQPTLAETVAELRGRVANDTFTVLVAGEFNAGKSTTINAMLGQKVLPASGNPTTAVLSVVRWGETEQGFLYRVDTTKIDGLDEAAVPVAVQDLTRHITIDSQSDGPNTWGMAEIRWPLELCRRGVDLVDSPGLNENIERARITLEFVNKADAVVFVFSALQAFSESEQKIMEEHLQMFCHDNIFFLVNRVNQVDEDDVENVKAGVRARIRERWDVGDDRLIFVNAQGALKGRQNGDPAQVEASGLPVFERSLEHFLTTQRARLKIVPPAAQVQTVVATTRDAIEDVLGLLDRNRKELADKYEQARGPLERLRQDRALIGRSMDNHLAATRAQIQEQARRRLIQAADLCLSWGHEVERSNKVTLNVFKAKENMNLLAEEMTEALGNRVRQYLDDWRKGELTDLIRARVEDLEAQVGEKLDMFDRDLEDIRVSIFEPAGIAEQRSPSALNRGLSTALGLFVDPGSALVGAQFGFKDMLKGVLPQLALAFGIGLLGFGPGVLFAALAGAGLIRTLWKLDKLNKSIVDTVADAVAKKLRDEAPEMARLISDKIYAEFAKQQRRVDEGLASAVAEVDEKVRFALGELERHEESSEQTKSELKAHRRTLVEIDQRAASVIKQWALS; this comes from the coding sequence ATGACGGCGATACAGGACGGCTCGGGTTTCGACCAGTTCCAGGGACTGCGCAAGGAACTGATCGAACTCATCGAGCGGCTTGAGGGGGTCGTACGCGGGGCCGGCCAGCCGACGCTGGCCGAGACCGTCGCGGAACTGCGCGGCAGGGTGGCCAACGACACGTTCACCGTGCTGGTGGCCGGGGAGTTCAACGCGGGGAAGAGCACCACCATCAACGCGATGCTCGGCCAGAAGGTACTGCCGGCCAGCGGCAACCCCACGACCGCGGTACTCAGCGTCGTGCGCTGGGGTGAGACGGAACAGGGATTCCTCTACCGGGTGGACACCACCAAGATCGACGGATTGGACGAGGCCGCGGTTCCGGTCGCCGTACAGGACCTGACCCGGCATATCACCATCGACTCACAGTCCGACGGGCCGAACACCTGGGGGATGGCGGAGATCCGCTGGCCCCTGGAGCTCTGCCGCCGCGGTGTGGACCTCGTGGACTCCCCAGGTCTCAACGAGAACATCGAGCGGGCGAGGATCACGCTGGAGTTCGTCAACAAGGCCGACGCCGTCGTGTTCGTCTTCAGCGCGCTCCAGGCGTTCTCCGAGAGCGAGCAGAAGATCATGGAGGAGCATCTGCAGATGTTCTGCCACGACAACATCTTCTTCCTCGTCAACCGCGTCAACCAGGTCGACGAGGACGACGTGGAGAACGTGAAGGCCGGCGTCCGCGCACGTATCAGGGAGCGCTGGGACGTCGGCGACGATCGGCTGATCTTCGTCAACGCGCAGGGAGCGCTCAAGGGCCGGCAGAACGGCGACCCGGCGCAGGTGGAGGCGTCGGGGCTGCCGGTCTTCGAACGCAGCCTGGAGCACTTCCTGACCACGCAGCGCGCTCGGTTGAAGATCGTGCCACCCGCGGCCCAGGTGCAGACGGTCGTCGCGACCACCCGGGACGCCATCGAGGACGTGCTCGGCCTCCTCGACCGGAACAGGAAGGAACTCGCCGACAAGTACGAACAGGCCCGCGGGCCGCTGGAGCGGCTGCGCCAGGACCGCGCGCTCATCGGCCGCAGCATGGACAACCACCTCGCGGCCACCCGCGCGCAGATACAGGAACAGGCGAGGCGGCGGCTGATCCAGGCCGCGGACCTGTGCCTGAGCTGGGGTCACGAGGTGGAACGCTCCAACAAGGTGACGCTCAACGTGTTCAAGGCCAAGGAGAACATGAACCTCCTCGCCGAGGAGATGACCGAGGCCCTCGGGAACCGGGTCCGTCAGTACCTCGACGACTGGCGCAAGGGGGAGCTGACGGACCTGATCCGCGCCAGGGTCGAGGACCTGGAGGCGCAGGTCGGCGAGAAGCTGGACATGTTCGACCGGGACCTTGAGGACATCCGTGTCTCGATCTTCGAGCCGGCCGGGATCGCGGAGCAGCGGTCGCCGTCGGCGCTCAACCGCGGGCTCTCGACGGCGCTCGGGTTGTTCGTCGATCCGGGGTCGGCGCTGGTCGGCGCGCAGTTCGGGTTCAAGGACATGCTCAAGGGAGTCCTGCCGCAACTGGCGCTCGCCTTCGGCATCGGTCTGCTCGGATTCGGCCCCGGTGTGCTGTTCGCCGCTCTGGCCGGGGCCGGTCTGATCCGCACGTTGTGGAAGCTGGACAAGCTGAACAAGTCCATCGTGGACACCGTGGCCGACGCGGTCGCCAAGAAGCTTCGCGACGAGGCGCCGGAGATGGCGCGGCTGATCAGCGACAAGATCTACGCCGAGTTCGCCAAGCAGCAGCGCAGGGTCGACGAAGGGCTGGCGTCGGCCGTCGCGGAGGTCGACGAGAAGGTCCGGTT